The Fibrobacter sp. UWR3 nucleotide sequence CAGGCACAGACAAAGTTGTCCATACTCTCGCAGAACGGGTCAACGCCCGCATACTCCCTGAAGGCATCTATCCAGCGGGTGCGACGCGCGTGAATCGGCTGCCCGATAATTTCAGACACGAGCGCTTCCACCTCGTCCATCAACTTTTCTTGCGGCATGCCCACGCGGTACCATTCCACCATGCTGAACTCGCAGTTGTGATGGCTGCCGGATTCATCTTTCCGGAAGGATTTCGTTATCTGGAAGATATCCCCGAAGCCCGATGCCAGAAGGCGCTTCATGTGGAATTCCGGGCTCGTCATCATGTAATGGCCGCCTTCCACCTCAAAGTAATCCAGCTGGGGGTCGGTCCCTCCCGCATTGGAAAGCACGGGCGTTTCCACCTCAAGCACTCCGCGGGCTTCAAAGAACGCGCGCACCTTGTTCATCAAAGCTTGGCGCTTTATCCAGGTATCACGATTGCAAGTAGGAGCAAACATAGTGTGAGCTAAATCATCAATTATCAATTATCAATTATCAATTATTCACCACGCAGCGAACAGAGAGCCAGAAACCCTTATCGACCGGAATCGTGGAGACTTCCTTGTCGGTACTGAACATGGACCTTGCCACACCGCGACCGTCACCTACGTCATTGCCGGTCCAGAAATAGGCGCCCTCGCCCTGGATTACGGAAATGCCGTTCTTGTTCGCGTAACCGCCGAACATCGCCGTAAATGCGTAATCGTCGGAGCCGTTGCTGCGGAGTTTTTCGGCGGCAGCATTCGCCCCGCCCGCATAAATCTCGAGCATCTTCCAGTCGTCATCGGTCGCGAGATGCGTGCCTTCGGGGCAAGCGGCGAGTGCGGCCTCGTGCGTGTACAGGCGACCGTAGGTCTTGCAGTTGTCATCTTCGCGATCATAGCACATGGACTTTTCTTCTACGGCAAAATTCAGGTTCTGCACAAACCAGCGGGTGCCATTGATTTCCTTGACCTTGTACTTCTGGCCATCACGACCATCCTCAAAAATTTCAAACACCGGGCAGCGCGTCGCAAATTCCTTCTCGGCCAGGATTGAATCCACCGCAGGCTGCCACGACGTGCAGAACCGGAAAAGTTCCCCGCCCGGAAGCGCCGTAGAATCCGCCTTGTGCTTATCTGCCCAGCGGGCCACGTATGCGATATCCACAATTTCGGAATCCGGGATGGAGAGCGCCTTGGCGTTCAACTTCATGAGCTTCGAGTATTTTTCGGCAGTCGTCTTCTGCGTTTTCCAGTAGCCTTCCAACAAGCCCGTGCGAAGTTTTTCGTACAAAGGAGAAGGAACGGTCACCCCGATTGTCGTATCGATGAAATGTTCAGGCTCGGATTCGCATGTCGCCTCGCGAACGGAATCCTTCGTGTTGAGCGCGTACTGGAGACAGTCCTCGATACAGGCCTCGCGAGCCTTGCCTTTCTTGGGGCACGGAACCCAGATGCTGGTATCGACCGCCATCCTGAACGGCTTTGCAAAGGCCTTCGTTTTCAGCGCAGCCTTCGAGACGCCTTCAAGAGCATCGAGTGCTTTGGCGTTGCCGTTCTCGCCTTCCATAAGCAGGTAAGAAATCACTTCCGTGCAGGCGTTCATCGCCTTCGCGTTCGAGCACACCTTGGTGCCGTAGCCATACGAGAACTGGGACGGGCACAGGTTAAAGGACTGGTCCGGCATCGCCTTGAATATTTTTTCGTAGACCTTGACCGCATCTTCGGGAGAAAGCTTACCGCAGTAGATTTCTTCGGCGGCACCCTTCTTCACGATTTTCTTTGCAGTCGCGATATCGCCCGCATCGATTGCCTCGCGGAGTTCCGGCTGTGCAAACGCCGTTGTCGCCAAGCCAAACGAAATCGCGCCAATTACGGCAAAAATCTTTCTTGAAATTCTCATAGTAACCCTTCTTTGTTTTTTCGCGACAAATATAGGTTTTTTAGTCATTGGTCATTAGTCATCGGCCATTAGTTGTCAAGCATTTTCTACATTTGTATTCATGAAAGATTCTGATGCAGAAACAGCTTACGATGCAGAAAAAATCCGTAGCGAATTTCCGATGCTTGTCGCAGGCGATAAGGATGCAAAGCCCCTCGCCTTCTTGGACAGCACGGCCACCACGCAAAAGCCCGCATGCGTCATCGACGCGATGGACGACTTTTACCGCGAACACTACAGTTCCGTAAAGCGCGGCGTGTACCGCCTGAGCGCCCGCACCACCGAAGCATTCGAAGCCACTCGCAAGAATGTCGCAAAATTCATTAACGCGAAGACCGAAGACGAAATCGTGTTCACCCGCGGCACCACCGAAAGCATCAATCTGGTGGCGTGGAGTTTCGGCCGCAAGTTCTTCGAGGCGGGCGACGAGATTCTGATTAGCGGGCTCGAACACCATGCAAACATCGTGAGCTGGCAGCTCGTTGCCGAAATGAAAGGCGCGAAAATCAAGGTGATTCCCGTTTTGGACAACGGCGATCTGGATTTGGCAGCACTACCCGGATTACTCACTCCACGCACCAAGATGGTGGCCGTCGCCCACGTGAGCAATTCCGTGGGCACCGTAAATCCGATTGCAGAAATTATCGCGACCGTTCGCGCCGCCGCACCCCAAGCGAAAGTTTTAATTGACGCCGCCCAGAGTTCGAGCCACATCAAGATTGACGTGCAAAAACTCGACTGCGACTTTCTCGCCTTCAGCGGACACAAGATGTACGGCCCCACGGGCGTGGGCGTACTCTACGGCAAGTACGAAGTTCTGGATTCCATGCCCCCCTGGCACGGCGGCGGCGAGATGATCAAGAACGTGACTTTCGAAAAGACGACTTATGCCGACGTTCCCGCACGTTTCGAGGCAGGCACGCCCATGATTGCCGAAGTTATCGGGCTCGGCAAGGCCATCGAATGGATTAATGAAGTCGGCATCGAGAAC carries:
- the epmA gene encoding EF-P lysine aminoacylase EpmA; the encoded protein is MFAPTCNRDTWIKRQALMNKVRAFFEARGVLEVETPVLSNAGGTDPQLDYFEVEGGHYMMTSPEFHMKRLLASGFGDIFQITKSFRKDESGSHHNCEFSMVEWYRVGMPQEKLMDEVEALVSEIIGQPIHARRTRWIDAFREYAGVDPFCESMDNFVCACNERAIPVPEGPERMSREDWWDYLMVFAVEPALAKNGPEFILDYPQSQAALAQTYVGEDGHTWARRFELFVDQVELCNGYTELTDAAEQRRRFDADLEIRRQMGKPLPRKDENFLAALESGMPACSGVALGLDRLFMLALGKNEIKDVILFPSPIA
- a CDS encoding aminotransferase class V-fold PLP-dependent enzyme; its protein translation is MKDSDAETAYDAEKIRSEFPMLVAGDKDAKPLAFLDSTATTQKPACVIDAMDDFYREHYSSVKRGVYRLSARTTEAFEATRKNVAKFINAKTEDEIVFTRGTTESINLVAWSFGRKFFEAGDEILISGLEHHANIVSWQLVAEMKGAKIKVIPVLDNGDLDLAALPGLLTPRTKMVAVAHVSNSVGTVNPIAEIIATVRAAAPQAKVLIDAAQSSSHIKIDVQKLDCDFLAFSGHKMYGPTGVGVLYGKYEVLDSMPPWHGGGEMIKNVTFEKTTYADVPARFEAGTPMIAEVIGLGKAIEWINEVGIENIRKHEEEITNYALEQLAQIPQVKIFGNPKERGALISITLDGIAVSDAAMILDEENVAVRSGHHCAQPVMDRFGVDATLRLSFGAYTLKRDIDRFVAGIKRVLRLFG
- a CDS encoding FISUMP domain-containing protein, whose translation is MRISRKIFAVIGAISFGLATTAFAQPELREAIDAGDIATAKKIVKKGAAEEIYCGKLSPEDAVKVYEKIFKAMPDQSFNLCPSQFSYGYGTKVCSNAKAMNACTEVISYLLMEGENGNAKALDALEGVSKAALKTKAFAKPFRMAVDTSIWVPCPKKGKAREACIEDCLQYALNTKDSVREATCESEPEHFIDTTIGVTVPSPLYEKLRTGLLEGYWKTQKTTAEKYSKLMKLNAKALSIPDSEIVDIAYVARWADKHKADSTALPGGELFRFCTSWQPAVDSILAEKEFATRCPVFEIFEDGRDGQKYKVKEINGTRWFVQNLNFAVEEKSMCYDREDDNCKTYGRLYTHEAALAACPEGTHLATDDDWKMLEIYAGGANAAAEKLRSNGSDDYAFTAMFGGYANKNGISVIQGEGAYFWTGNDVGDGRGVARSMFSTDKEVSTIPVDKGFWLSVRCVVNN